In Thermanaeromonas sp. C210, the genomic stretch CCATGCTGTCCCGCGCCGTCGCCGGCATCCGCGGCAAAACCCTTATTGTGAATTTGCCCGGAAGCCCCAAGGGAGTAAAGGAAAACCTGGAAGCAATTTTGCCTGCCCTGCCCCACGGCCTGGCGGTGTTAAGGGGCGAGGTTTCCGAGTGCGCCCGCCCGGAATAAGGTGAGATGGATGGGGCAGAAGCCGGCTGGTTGCGGGAAATATGCTCCTTATTAAATCCCCGGGAGGCCGGGTTTTGGTGCGGGTGATGGAGGCCGAAACCCTAGAGGAGATATCTTGGCTGCCGTGGAAGAGTAGGTGTCCTTGGTTTAGACGCTACACCTACGGTAAGATGAGAAGGAGAGGGCTGTAGCGGTGGCCGGCCCTCTCATTTTTTATCCTGAAAAAAGTCTACGTAGGAATTGACGGGAAGAGGGGTTAGGTTTAGACTATAGTCAAAAGATCATTTGAACGTTGGAATAAGGGGTGCCAACATGCCTCTGAAATTCCCCCGCAACGAAGGAGAACGGGATGCTCCGGTATGTCAAGCCCACTGTATCAACGAGGAAGTTATCAAGAGGCTTAAGCCCAGGGTAGATAAATTAGAAGGAATAGCCACCCTCTTTAAAGCCCTGGCCGACGATGTCCGGGTAAAGATCATATATGCCTTAAGCGAAACCGAGCTTTGTGTCTGCGATGTAGCTGCCCTTCTGGGTAGTACCACGGCGACTGCTTCTTACCATTTGCGGCTTCTCCATTATCTGGGGCTGGTCAGGTATCGTAAGGAAGGCAAGCTGGTATATTACCGGCTTGCCGATCCCCACGTGGGCAACTTGGTGCGGGAGGTTATCAAGCATTTAGGCGAGGCATAGGCAAGGAGGCTAGGTTAATGTCTTCATCTTTCACCTCTTTCCGTGGCGCGAGCAAAAGTACGGTTTTCAGGGTAGAAGGTATCACGTGACTCGACTGTGCTGCCAAGTTCGAAAAGAACGTGGCGGCGATCCCCGGTGTAACCGGGGCCCGGTTAAACCCGACTACCGGCAGGCTAATCGTGGAGGGGGAGGCCGACCTAGAAGCCATCCGCCGGGAAGCCCGGAAGGAAAACTACACCGTCATCCCGGCGGGAGAAGCGGCGCCCGCGGCCCGGCCCGAGACCAAAAGGGGGCTGGTGAGGGCGGGCCTTTCGGCAGCGGCATTCCTGGCCGCCTATATAACAGAACGGGCCGGCGGAGGGGTGTCCCTCTTTATTCCCCTCTACGTGGCTGCCATAGTTATCGGCGGATGGGGCAACATCCGCCGGGCCGCATATTCGCTGCCCCGCCTGGACTTTAACATGAGCGTACTCATGACCCTGGCCATCGGCGGAGCCATGGCCATCGGTGAATGGAGGGAGGGGGCGGTAGTGGCCTTCCTTTACTCCCTTTCCGAGGTGCTGGAGTCCTGGGCCATGGGACGGGTGCGCCAGTCAATCCGGGAATTGATGGCCATTGCTCCCCAGAGCGCCAGGATCAGGCGCCCGTCAGGTGAAGAAGTGGAAATCCCCGTGGGGGAAATCAGGGTGGGGGACACCATGATCGTCCGGCCGGGTGAAAGGATAGCCATGGACGGCCGTATCTTAAAGGGAGAATCGGCCCTGAATGAATCCCCTATTACCGGAGAATCAATGCCGGTGGAGAAAGGGCCGGGGGAGGATGTCTATGCCGGCACCCTCAACACCTACGGTTTCTTAGAGGTAGAAGTGACCAAGCTGGTGCAGGACACCACCCTGGCCCGAATTCTTCACTTGGTGGAGGAAGCCCAGTCCCGGCGGGCGGCCTCGCAACTCCTGGTAGACCGCTTTGCCAGAGTGTATACACCTCTGGTCCTCTTCTTGGCCGGCGGGCTCAGCGTGCTGCCACCGCTGTTTCTAGGATACCCGTGGGAGCCCTGGATTTACCGGGGATTGGCCCTCCTTATTGTCGCCTGCCCGTGCGCCCTGGTGGTTTCCACTCCGGTGGCCATTGTGAGCGCCATCGGCAATGCCGCGCGCAATGGGGTCCTCATAAAGGGCGGCATATACCTGGAAGAGGCGGCCGGCCTGCAGGCAGTGGCCTTTGACAAGACCGGAACCCTAACTAAAGGGGAACCGGTCGTCACCGATATTATCCCCCTGGGTAACAAGTCCGCAGAGGAACTGCTCCAGATGGCCGCAGAGCTAGAGGCACGTTCCGAGCATCCTTTGGCGGCGGCTATTGGGAGAGCGGCGGAGAACCGGGGCCTCAAGGTAGTTCCTTCCGAGGATTATACCGCCTTGGCAGGCCGCGGCGGCAAAGGGGTAGTCCGGGGAGAAACTATTTATATAGGGAACCTGCGCCTGTTCAGAGAACTCGGTATGGTTGACGAGGCTATAGCTGAGCGGTTGCGCCGCCTGCAGGAAGAAGGTAAAACGGCCGTGATGGTGGGTACGGAAAAGGAATTGCTGGGGATTATAGCCGCAGCGGATGAGGTACGGGAGGCCAGCGCGGCCGCCGTTGCCGGCATCAAACAGGCGGGCATTCGCCGCACCATTATGTTGACGGGGGATAATGAGGCCACCGCCCGGACCATAGCGGCCAGGGTGGGGGTCGACGAATACCGGGCTGAACTGTTACCGGAGGATAAGGTCCAGGCGGTCCGGGACCTCCTTGAACGGTACCAAAAGGTGGCCATGGTAGGCGACGGCATTAACGATGCACCGGCCCTGGCGGTGGCTACGGTCGGCATTGCCATGGGAGGCGCGGGAACGGGTACCGCGTTGGAAACGGCGGATATTGCCCTCATGGCCGACGACCTGAGCAAGCTCCCCTTCACCATCCGCCTTAGCCGGTCGGTCCTTAAGATCATCCGGCAGAACATCGTTTTTTCCCTGGCCCTTAAAGCCCTGGCCGTACTGGCCGTATTCCCGGGGTGGCTTACCCTGTGGCTGGCCATTGTGGCCGATATGGGAGCCACTATTCTGGTTACCTTAAACGGCATGCGGCTTTGGGCCCTTCACTCGGAAAGGTAGCAGGATAGCTGGTGAGCTTATCCTAAGCGATAAAGGCCACTCCGAAAGCGCCGGTAACCAGGGGCTCCGTCGGTCATTACAGAGCCCCTGCTTCTCCCCAGCTCGCTTTTTACAGGCCCGCGGCAGGAAGGGAGTAAAGTGTGTCGAAAAATCTACTTTAGAGTTTTACCGCAGGCTAACAAGCAAGTTCCCCAACCGGGCCGCGGTGATGGGCCGGAAGAGGGAACCCTGTTAAGGACCTCATTATTTAGTGAACACTACTTAAAGAAAACAGAGAGTTTCTCCCTCATCTTCCGACCGGGGCCGAGGCCGCATGCGGTGGCCCTTGGCGAGAACCGCCCCGGATGGAAGGGAGCCCTACCATTACGGGGTAGCATCAACCGGAAACGAGCCTCTAATCTAAGGAGCTGATGGCGTCCCATGTCTTCCTTGTGGCAGGGCGAAGTAGTGGCCAACTCGCCGGTAGGTCCCGGCATCTACCACCTGCGCTTGAGGGTAGCGCTGCCCGGTGCCCTACCGGGCCAGTTTGTCCACCTCCGCTGCGGGTCCTCCCTGGATCCCCTGCTGCGGCGGCCGCTAAGCATTCACGATTATAATCCTGCCGGGCAGGAGGTGCAGCTCCTTTACCAGGTGGTGGGTAGGGGGACCGCCTGGCTGGCAGGTCGGAAGCCCGGGGATTTCATTGACGGCCTGGGGCCCCTCGGCCGCGGTTTTACCCTGCCGGCCGGTCCTCGGGTGGCCCTGGTGGCCGGGGGCTTGGGCCTGGCCCCCCTCTTTTTCCTGGCCCGGGTTGCCGCGGCGGAGGGATGCCAGGTTACCTTTTATGTAGGTGCCCGGAGCCGTGAGGGTCTCCTAAGGCTGGAAGCCCTGGAAGGCCTCGGCCTGGAGGTTCAAAGGGCCACCGACGACGGCAGCGCGGGCTTTGCAGGGCCGGTTACGTCCCTCCTGGCTCGTGATCTGGAGTACAAGAGGTACGACCAGATCTTCGCCTGCGGACCGCGGGCCATGCTGGCCGAAGTAGCCCGACTGGCCGGCCAAAAGGGGATACCGGCAGAAGTGTCCCTGGAGGAACGGATGGCCTGCGGCCTCGGAGCCTGCCGGGGGTGCGTGGTGGCCCTGTACGGGGAAGACGGCAGCATAGCCTATGAAAACGTGTGCTCTGCCGGCCCGGTCTTTCCGGCGGAGAAAATTGTGTGGTAAAGGGAGACTAAGTTATGGTTAAACCCAGAATGGAGGTTGAGCTGGCGGGTTTGCGCCTGCAGAACCCCGTAATGCCGGCTTCGGGCACCTTCGGCTTTGGGGAGGAATACGCCCCGTACCTGGATCTGAATTCCCTGGGGGCCATTGTAACCAAAAGTGTGACCCTGGAACCCACTCCCGGTAACCCCCCGCCCCGCGTGGCGGAAACCCCGGCCGGCATCCTTAACTCCATCGGGCTGCAGAATCCCGGCCTGGAGGTCTTCATCCGGGACAAGATGCCCTTCCTGCGACGGTTGCGCCCGCCGGTGATCGTCAATATTGCCGGGAAAACCCTTGAAGAATACGTGGAACTGGCCCGGCGCCTGGACGGGGTTGAAGGAGTGGCGGCTCTGGAAGTCAACATTTCCTGCCCCAACGTGAAGGAAGGGGGCCTGGCCTTTGGGAGCAATCCGGACCAGGCCGCCAGGGTTATAAGGGCCGTGCGCCGGGTTACCTCGCGGCCTTTGATCGCCAAGCTAACCCCCAATGTGACCGATGTGGTGGCCATAGCCCAAGGAGTGGAGGCAGCCGGAGCTGATGCCCTTTCCCTCATCAACACCCTCCAGGGTATGGCCGTGGACTGGCAGAGGCGGCGGCCGGTGCTGGGCAGTATCGCCGGGGGTTTGAGCGGGCCAGCCGTCAAGCCGGTAGCCCTTTATGCCGTCTGGCGGGTGGCCAGGGCGGTTAAGATACCCGTCATTGGTATGGGCGGCATCACTACCGCTACAGATGCCCTGGAGTTTCTCCTGGCCGGCGCCCGGGCGGTGGCCGTGGGTACCGCCAACCTGGTCAATCCCCGCGCTATGGCGGAGATAATTGCCGGTCTGGAAGATTATTTGCTCAAGCATAACATCGAGGACGTCAACCAAGTTATCGGCGCCCTGGAAACTTAAGCATTGGGAAGGAGATGGATATGCTCACGCCAGAGGAAGTGTTAGATATTTTTCGCCGTACAGGAGTTCTTTGGGAAGGCCACTTTATTTTGACCTCCGGCCTCCACGCCGAACGCTACTTGCAGTGCGCCCAGGTTTTGCAGTATCCCGACGAGGCCGCCAAGCTTTGTGCGGCCCTAGCGGAGTATTACGAGGGCCGGGGAATAACCGCCGTGGTGGGCCCGGCCACCGGGGCCATCATCATCGCCTACGAGGTGGCCCGGTCCTTAAAGGCGCGGGCCCTCTTCACCGAGCGGGTACAGGGCGAGATGACCTTGCGCCGGGGATTTCAATTGGGACCCGAGGATAGGGTGCTGGTGGTGGAGGATGTGATTACCACCGGCGGGTCCGTGAAGGAAGTCATCCAGGTGGTAAGGGAAAGCGGTGCCCAACCGGTGGGGGCGGGAGCTTTCGTAGATCGGAGCGGAGGCAAGGTGGACCTGGGGATTCCCCTGCGGGCGCTCCTCAGCCTGGAAATCAACGCCTACCCGCCGGAGGAATGCCCTTTATGCCGCCAAGGGCTGCTGGCGGTAAAACCGGGCAGCCGCGATTTATGACAAGAAAGCAAACCTATGACAAGGATTTGTCCTTGTCCTCCCCTTAAAGATGAGAATAGACTTTAAAGTAGGGACAATACCCAAAAATTAAGCGATTAGGGGGAGAGGAACATGTCGGTTCTCGAAGAAATCAAAGAAGCCCTTATGGCCGGCAACGCCAACAAAGTGCGGGAAACCGTAACCAAAGCCGTGGAAGAAGGCCTGTCTCCAAGCACCATTATTAACGACGGCCTGATTGCCGCCATGAATATCATCGGCGTCAAGTTCAAGAACAATGAAGTATACGTTCCGGAAGTCCTGGTAGCCGCCCGGGCTATGCATGCGGGCATGGATGTAGTCAAACCCTTGCTGGCCGGGGAAGCCCTGCAGGAGAAGGGGACCATGGTCATCGGGACGGTGAAAGGGGATCTTCACGATATAGGGAAGAACCTGGTGATCATGATGATGGAAGGCGCCGGTTTTAAGATGATCGACCTCGGCATTGATGTGCCCCCGGAGAAATTTATCCAGGCGGTGGAAGAACATAAGCCCCAGGTGGTGGGCCTCTCGGCTCTGTTAACATCCACCATGATGCAGATGAAGAAAACGGTGGAAGCCCTGGCGCCCTACCGGAATGCCATCAAGGTCATCGTGGGCGGGGCTCCTGTAACCCAGAAATTTGCCGATGAAATCGGGGCCGACGGTTATGCCCCCGATGCAGCTTCGGCGGTAGACAAAGTCAAGGAGCTCTTGGGCCTGGCGTAACCAGGAGGGTGAACCATGCTTATTGTCGGGGAGCTTATTAATTCCAGTCGCAAGGCTATTGCCGAGGCCATTGCCGCCCGGGACAAGGCCTATTTGCAGGAGCTGGCGGTGAAGCAGGTGGAGGCGGGGGCCCAGATCATCGATGTCAACTGCGGGACCAGCCTGGCGGAAGAAGCCGCGGTGATGGCCTGGCTGGTGGACATTGTCCAGGAAGTAGTGGATGTCCCCTTATGTATCGATACCCCCAGCCCGGCGGCCATGGAAGCAGGCCTTGTACGCCATAAGGGAAAGGCCATGATCAATTCCATTACCGCGGAAAGGGCGCGATGGGAAGAAGTGCTGCCCTTGGTGCAACGTTATAAGCCATCGGTCATAGCCCTCCTCATGGACGATGGCGGTATCCCGGAAACGGTGGAAGATCGCCTGCGGGTGGCCGAAAAACTGGTACCCGATCTAATGGGCGCCGGGGTACCGGAGGAGGATATTTATTTAGACCCCCTCGTGAAGCCCCTGGGAGTCGGCAGTACTTGCGGCGTGGAAGTCCTGGAGAGCACACGAGCCCTGCGGCAAAAATACCCCAACGTCCACCTTATCTGCGGCCTCTCCAACATATCTTACGGCCTGCCGGAGAGGCGCCTGCTAAACCGGGCCTTTATGGTCATGTGTTTAGCCGTGGGCATGGACGCCTTTATCCTGGACCCCTTAGACCGACCCCTCATGTCCTTGCTGGCGGCGGCTAAAGCCGTGGCGGGCAAGGATGATTACTGTTTGGAATACATTGCAGCTGCCCGCGCGGGCAAATTAGTGGTATAATTTAATAAAATCGAATAAGAAGTCGGCTGTAGCAGGAAGAGGTCCTGCTGCGGCCTTTTTCATACCTTTAGGAGGTGGCTCCATGGAGGCTCCCCTCCAGGAGATAGTGGAAGCCGTTGTAACGGGCAACGCCTACCAGGTAAGGGAAGGGGTGCGCCGGGCGCTGCAAAGAGGCGTGGACCCCACCCGGATTATTACCGAGGGTTTTGTCAAAGCCATGGAGGTGGTGAGCGAGAAATTTGAACATAACGAAATCTACGTTACCGACTTGATTATCACCGCCCGGGCTATGCATACCGGTATGAAGGAACTGAAACCTTATATGGTCAGCGGGCAGGTGCAGGTGGTGGGCCGGGCGGTCATCGGGACGGTGCAGGGGGACATCCACGACATTGGTAAGAACCTCCTGGGCATCATGCTGGAAGCCTCCGGTTTCGAGGTAATCGATCTGGGGGTGAATGTCGCTCCCAGCAGCTTTGTGGAGGCCGTGGTCAAGTACCGTCCCCACGTGCTCTGCCTTTCGGCCCTTCTTTCCTCCACGCGGAAGGCCATGGCCGAAACTATCCAGGCCCTGGAGGAGGCGGGACTGCGCCGCAAGGTGAAAGTGGTAGTAGGGGGCACTCCTTTGAATGCCGACCTGGCGGCTAAAATGGGGGCCGACGGCTATGCCCCTGATGCTACCAGCGCCGTTCCCTTTATTAAGGAACTCATCGGTGCCTCCCGTAAGGGTCCCCCGATGCTGGAGGCCGCCCTCACCGAAGCCTGGGGCCAAGAATCCCTAAAAGAATTGCAGGAATCCTTTAATAAGTTAATGGGCCTTGATCTGGTGGTGGTAGATGCCCGGGGAAACCTGCTGTCACCGTTAGGAAAGTTCTCGGAATGTTCCCGGGTCTGCCGTGTCCTGGCCGAACGGGGCAACCTCCCCTCCTTTGATGAAGGCCTGGCTACTCACACGGCCAGTTTTAAAGGGGCTTTTGTGTACCGGTGTCCTGCCAGGCTGGTGGAGATTTCTTATCCCCTGGCCGACGAAGGGGGCACGGTCGGGGCCATCCTCTGCGGGCATTTTCTCCTCAAGGGGGACCGGGTGCCCGAAGGTACGGCGGTTCCCGTACTGTCCCTGGAGGAATTGGAGGCCCTCTGCGGACTCTTGGCCTCCATCGCCAACAGTATAGTCCGCCTTAACGCTGTGATTAGAAGCAAGAAGGAATTGGAAGAGGAGAGGAGCAGCTTTATTCGCTTCTTGCAAAGGCAGAATCAACTGGAGCAAGCTTTGCAGGACGCCGAACTGAAGGTCTTGCAATCACAGGTGAGCCCCCACTTCCTGTTTAACACCCTCAATACCATTGCCCGCCTGGCTCTTTTGGAGGGGGCCGAAAGTACGGAGAAGATGGTGGCCGCCCTGGCCAGGCTGATGCGCTATACCCTCTACCAGGTCAAGGGCTTGGTCACCTTGCAAGAAGAATTGGCAGCCGTCCGGGACTATCTTGCTATTCAACAGACCCGTTTTAGCGATCGGCTGACCAGTGAAATCGATGTGGCCCCCGAAGTCTTGGGGGCGCGCGTACCGTGCATGATATTGCAACCTCTCGTGGAAAACGCCGTCATCCACGGCCTGGAGCCCTTAAAAGAGGGGGGCAGGATTTATATCCGCGGCCGGGTGATGGATTGCCAGGTGCACTTGGAGATAAGGGATACGGGGGTGGGAATCCCCGAGGACGTACAAAAGGAGATCTTCGACCTGGAAGTTAGGCGCAGCGGGAGGGGACAGGTGAGCGGGCTGGGGATAGTAAGCGTCTACCGTCGCCTGCAACATTATTTTGGTGCCGAATGCGCCCTGAACGTAAACAGCAGGCCAGGAGAAGGAACCGCCGTTGAGCTTACCTTTCCCCTGTGGAAAGAAGACAGAATAAGGGGAGTGCTGACGGGAGTTGCTCCGACTGTTGATTGTGGACGATGAACCCTTAGAGCGCCAGGCCATCCGTTATCTGCTGGCCAAGGCGAGGCCCCAGTACCAGGTGGTGGCTGAGGGCCGGGATGGGGGCGAGGCGGTTGCCCTCGGACGGGAAGTTCGGCCGGACGTTATCCTACTGGATATAAAGATGCCGGTCATGGATGGTTTGGCAGCGGGCAGGGCCCTGCGCCGCCTCTTACCCGAGGTCCGCATGGTCTTCCTCACCGCCTATGACGAGTTCGCCTACGCCCAGGAAGCCGTTGCCCTGGGAGCCTCGCGCTACTTATTAAAACCGGTAGCGGGGGAGGATCTCATTTCTGTCTTGGACAGTCTGGCCCAGGAGATAGAGGAAGAGCGGCGGATCCAGGAAGAAGCCCAGAAGTGGCGGGCCGCCCTGGAGGAAATGCTCCCCCTTATCCGCTTGGGCTTTGTCCTGGATCTGGTATCCGGCCATATCGCCGGGGAGGAGGTCAAGGCCCGCGCCGAGTTTTTGGGGCTGCCTTCTCTACCGCGCCTGGCAATAGTAATCGCCATTGATAATTTTCCCGCCCGTCCGGCTCCGGTAAAAGAAGCAGAACGACAGTTTCTGAAGAAAAGGGTGTTACAAGTTATAGAAGAAAGGGTATCCCCATGGCCCGGAGCGCTAGCGGTACCGGGTTTTAAAGATGAATTCCTCTTGCTCTTACCCTTTAAGGAGTTAGACGGCCGGCCGCGGTTGCGGGACGCCGTAACCCGGCTGGGAGAAGAGATCTGCGCCGGGGTGCGTGAACTCACGCCGGTCACTGTGACCGTAGGTATCGGGCGACCGGTGGATGACCCGGCCTTGCTGGCTACGTCTTACGCAGAAGCAGCGGTGGCGGTCGAGTACCGGCTTCTTTACGGGGGAGATCAAGTGATTCACGCCGATGATGTTGCCGTCTTACCCCGCTCGAGCCGGGTTATGGCTTCTCCGTGCGGGAAGGAATTGGCTCTGGCGGTGCGTCTGGGCGACAGGGAAAAGGCCCGTCGCTGCCTCGCCCAGATTATAGCTGAAACAGTAGTAGGAAAGGAGGGGAGGCCGCCCGTTTTCAAGGTGAGGTTTCTGGAGCTTCTGAGCGTGGCCGCCCAGGCGGCCCTGGAGGCCGGAGCCGATCCGGAGGATATTGCCGGCATGGTCCTCCAGGGCAGCCAGGAGATTTTAACCCTGGAATCCCTGGCCGAAGCGGAGAACAAAATCGGCTCCCAATTACAGACCCTGGTGGAAAAGGTAGTTGGCGCGCGGGAACGGCGCAATAGTAACTTGATTGAGAAAGCCGTGGCCTATATAAAACAGAACTACCACCGGGATCTTTCCCTGGAAGAAGTGGCGCGGCACGTGTTCTTAAGTCCCTGCTATTTCAGCCGCCTTTTTAAACAAGTGCGGAGTGAAAATTTCATCGACTATCTGACCCGTATGAGGATGGAGGAGGCTAAGAAATTGCTCTTGACTACCGATTATTCCGTCAACGAGATAGCTTCCCGGGTGGGGTACCGCGATGCCCGCTACTTCGGCCAAGTGTTTAAAAAACAGGAAGGCTGTACTCCCACCGCCTTCCGCAAAACGGGGGGAAACCATCATGAAGCAGAACTGGACGGTTGATTTTGAGCCCGTAGGCCGCCGGGCGCCGGCCCGCGAGGGCCAAACATTGCTGGCCGTAGCCCAGGAGGCTGGCCTATCCCTGGGTGCCGCAGGAGTGACGGCCCCCTGTGGCGGACGGGGATTGTGCGGCCGCTGCCGCGTGAGGGTGGCGGAAGGACTTCTGTCTCCTCCCACCGAGGCGGAAAAAAAGGCCCTCTCCCCGGATGAGCTCAAGGAAGGGTACCGCTTGGCCTGCCAGGCGGCCCTCTTGGGGCCGGTCAAAGTGGAAATACCGCGGGAAGCCATGGTCGGAGTGCAGAAGCTCCAGGTGGAGGGTCTGGAAGTTGAGGTAACCCCGGAGCCGCC encodes the following:
- a CDS encoding ArsR/SmtB family transcription factor, whose product is MPLKFPRNEGERDAPVCQAHCINEEVIKRLKPRVDKLEGIATLFKALADDVRVKIIYALSETELCVCDVAALLGSTTATASYHLRLLHYLGLVRYRKEGKLVYYRLADPHVGNLVREVIKHLGEA
- a CDS encoding heavy metal translocating P-type ATPase; its protein translation is MSSSFTSFRGASKSTVFRVEGITULDCAAKFEKNVAAIPGVTGARLNPTTGRLIVEGEADLEAIRREARKENYTVIPAGEAAPAARPETKRGLVRAGLSAAAFLAAYITERAGGGVSLFIPLYVAAIVIGGWGNIRRAAYSLPRLDFNMSVLMTLAIGGAMAIGEWREGAVVAFLYSLSEVLESWAMGRVRQSIRELMAIAPQSARIRRPSGEEVEIPVGEIRVGDTMIVRPGERIAMDGRILKGESALNESPITGESMPVEKGPGEDVYAGTLNTYGFLEVEVTKLVQDTTLARILHLVEEAQSRRAASQLLVDRFARVYTPLVLFLAGGLSVLPPLFLGYPWEPWIYRGLALLIVACPCALVVSTPVAIVSAIGNAARNGVLIKGGIYLEEAAGLQAVAFDKTGTLTKGEPVVTDIIPLGNKSAEELLQMAAELEARSEHPLAAAIGRAAENRGLKVVPSEDYTALAGRGGKGVVRGETIYIGNLRLFRELGMVDEAIAERLRRLQEEGKTAVMVGTEKELLGIIAAADEVREASAAAVAGIKQAGIRRTIMLTGDNEATARTIAARVGVDEYRAELLPEDKVQAVRDLLERYQKVAMVGDGINDAPALAVATVGIAMGGAGTGTALETADIALMADDLSKLPFTIRLSRSVLKIIRQNIVFSLALKALAVLAVFPGWLTLWLAIVADMGATILVTLNGMRLWALHSER
- a CDS encoding dihydroorotate dehydrogenase electron transfer subunit encodes the protein MSSLWQGEVVANSPVGPGIYHLRLRVALPGALPGQFVHLRCGSSLDPLLRRPLSIHDYNPAGQEVQLLYQVVGRGTAWLAGRKPGDFIDGLGPLGRGFTLPAGPRVALVAGGLGLAPLFFLARVAAAEGCQVTFYVGARSREGLLRLEALEGLGLEVQRATDDGSAGFAGPVTSLLARDLEYKRYDQIFACGPRAMLAEVARLAGQKGIPAEVSLEERMACGLGACRGCVVALYGEDGSIAYENVCSAGPVFPAEKIVW
- a CDS encoding dihydroorotate dehydrogenase; this encodes MVKPRMEVELAGLRLQNPVMPASGTFGFGEEYAPYLDLNSLGAIVTKSVTLEPTPGNPPPRVAETPAGILNSIGLQNPGLEVFIRDKMPFLRRLRPPVIVNIAGKTLEEYVELARRLDGVEGVAALEVNISCPNVKEGGLAFGSNPDQAARVIRAVRRVTSRPLIAKLTPNVTDVVAIAQGVEAAGADALSLINTLQGMAVDWQRRRPVLGSIAGGLSGPAVKPVALYAVWRVARAVKIPVIGMGGITTATDALEFLLAGARAVAVGTANLVNPRAMAEIIAGLEDYLLKHNIEDVNQVIGALET
- the pyrE gene encoding orotate phosphoribosyltransferase, producing MLTPEEVLDIFRRTGVLWEGHFILTSGLHAERYLQCAQVLQYPDEAAKLCAALAEYYEGRGITAVVGPATGAIIIAYEVARSLKARALFTERVQGEMTLRRGFQLGPEDRVLVVEDVITTGGSVKEVIQVVRESGAQPVGAGAFVDRSGGKVDLGIPLRALLSLEINAYPPEECPLCRQGLLAVKPGSRDL
- a CDS encoding corrinoid protein, producing MSVLEEIKEALMAGNANKVRETVTKAVEEGLSPSTIINDGLIAAMNIIGVKFKNNEVYVPEVLVAARAMHAGMDVVKPLLAGEALQEKGTMVIGTVKGDLHDIGKNLVIMMMEGAGFKMIDLGIDVPPEKFIQAVEEHKPQVVGLSALLTSTMMQMKKTVEALAPYRNAIKVIVGGAPVTQKFADEIGADGYAPDAASAVDKVKELLGLA
- a CDS encoding methyltetrahydrofolate cobalamin methyltransferase, translating into MLIVGELINSSRKAIAEAIAARDKAYLQELAVKQVEAGAQIIDVNCGTSLAEEAAVMAWLVDIVQEVVDVPLCIDTPSPAAMEAGLVRHKGKAMINSITAERARWEEVLPLVQRYKPSVIALLMDDGGIPETVEDRLRVAEKLVPDLMGAGVPEEDIYLDPLVKPLGVGSTCGVEVLESTRALRQKYPNVHLICGLSNISYGLPERRLLNRAFMVMCLAVGMDAFILDPLDRPLMSLLAAAKAVAGKDDYCLEYIAAARAGKLVV
- a CDS encoding histidine kinase; its protein translation is MEAPLQEIVEAVVTGNAYQVREGVRRALQRGVDPTRIITEGFVKAMEVVSEKFEHNEIYVTDLIITARAMHTGMKELKPYMVSGQVQVVGRAVIGTVQGDIHDIGKNLLGIMLEASGFEVIDLGVNVAPSSFVEAVVKYRPHVLCLSALLSSTRKAMAETIQALEEAGLRRKVKVVVGGTPLNADLAAKMGADGYAPDATSAVPFIKELIGASRKGPPMLEAALTEAWGQESLKELQESFNKLMGLDLVVVDARGNLLSPLGKFSECSRVCRVLAERGNLPSFDEGLATHTASFKGAFVYRCPARLVEISYPLADEGGTVGAILCGHFLLKGDRVPEGTAVPVLSLEELEALCGLLASIANSIVRLNAVIRSKKELEEERSSFIRFLQRQNQLEQALQDAELKVLQSQVSPHFLFNTLNTIARLALLEGAESTEKMVAALARLMRYTLYQVKGLVTLQEELAAVRDYLAIQQTRFSDRLTSEIDVAPEVLGARVPCMILQPLVENAVIHGLEPLKEGGRIYIRGRVMDCQVHLEIRDTGVGIPEDVQKEIFDLEVRRSGRGQVSGLGIVSVYRRLQHYFGAECALNVNSRPGEGTAVELTFPLWKEDRIRGVLTGVAPTVDCGR
- a CDS encoding response regulator transcription factor, with amino-acid sequence MLRLLIVDDEPLERQAIRYLLAKARPQYQVVAEGRDGGEAVALGREVRPDVILLDIKMPVMDGLAAGRALRRLLPEVRMVFLTAYDEFAYAQEAVALGASRYLLKPVAGEDLISVLDSLAQEIEEERRIQEEAQKWRAALEEMLPLIRLGFVLDLVSGHIAGEEVKARAEFLGLPSLPRLAIVIAIDNFPARPAPVKEAERQFLKKRVLQVIEERVSPWPGALAVPGFKDEFLLLLPFKELDGRPRLRDAVTRLGEEICAGVRELTPVTVTVGIGRPVDDPALLATSYAEAAVAVEYRLLYGGDQVIHADDVAVLPRSSRVMASPCGKELALAVRLGDREKARRCLAQIIAETVVGKEGRPPVFKVRFLELLSVAAQAALEAGADPEDIAGMVLQGSQEILTLESLAEAENKIGSQLQTLVEKVVGARERRNSNLIEKAVAYIKQNYHRDLSLEEVARHVFLSPCYFSRLFKQVRSENFIDYLTRMRMEEAKKLLLTTDYSVNEIASRVGYRDARYFGQVFKKQEGCTPTAFRKTGGNHHEAELDG